One part of the Glycine soja cultivar W05 chromosome 11, ASM419377v2, whole genome shotgun sequence genome encodes these proteins:
- the LOC114374875 gene encoding uncharacterized protein LOC114374875, translating into MDASELEKDLFSKVETNDYYTTVLKIKGLERMPVGFYYFSEYMEDPSTIGNPVAMQKFYADSNIFLFWSYGNSADIKGPTVTELAIKSIESMGGEVQNIILQRRFKYFPHVSSQDMRNGFYEKLESELQGSRNTYYVGGLMAFELTERNSSYAMALICKNFANSSDLPVFPYTKSLFPLQTDIQKKEPKELVELPGVQFPNLPALNSYLKHWGTHPITQNRTLYTWLNEGGTVVGKRTYGEQHLNASCIAHKLLTSQKPVIKPGDRVLLVYVPGLDFVDAFFGCLRAKVLPVPVLPPDPMQRGGQALLKIENIAKSCGIVAILSTASYHTAVRAGLVKSLISLTGKNGKYTAQWPKLPWLHTDTWVNNSRNSAVEDVDDQCEPQPGDVCFLQFTSGSTGDAKGVMITHGGLVHNVKLMRSRYKSTSRTVLVSWLPQYHDMGLIGGLFTALVSGGSAVLFSPLTFIKKPLLWLETISKYQATHSAGPNFAFELVVRRLESEKDKLQSLDLSSMIFLMVAAEPVRMKTLKRFLDLTTPFGLSQKVMAPGYGLAENCVFVSCAFGEGCPILVDWQGRVCCGYIHPGDSDVDIIIVDPESGEELEEDGREGEIWISSPSAGIGYWGKEELSQKTFRNKLQNHPGRNYTRTGDLGRIIDGKLFITGRIKDLIIVAGRNIYSADVEKTVESSSEFLRPGCCAVIGVPEEILSAKGISLPDGSDQVGLVVVAEVRDGKTVSKDVIEHIQTRVVEEHGVSVASVKLIKPRTISKTTSGKIKRFECLKQFSDETLNLVPQPILTKKSLLRSFTTGTCREGRTPRAHLVRSSSPLPIPRISNKEIVEHLKRIISDQSGIPVNNISVTDNMSTYGIDSIGVVKATQKLTDFLGVPVAAIDVFTASCIQELANFSENLLLKSQPQLMSNSPHAPEAEIDFTEVVVDVSKSRQWGIRLLQLLALVYISIMLVTPAYLSITAFQSFIPNASESVYGMPWSSYLISLTLAPLSWILCIVSTCLCISFFGNSFLRPNYALTPEISIYSMDFVKWWALYKTQEISSKVLATHLRGTVFLKYWFEMLGARIGSLVLLDTVDITDPSLVSIGDEVAIAEGVLVQSHEVKNGILSFLPIRIGKNSSIGPYSIIQKGSIIKEGSEVQPLQKVEGGQHVLKPAKHNNVKENALLLVSTSKIQSNAMYHFLGIYLTGFLSSLASAIAYILYIRLFQIPASFQHFSFLCVCGAFHWIPFTVVAYATMFSDVPSNPIAFTISFTSAYLLHGLILTSLTCALTRLLKFNQNQTHFKTWLRHQLTISCHHRFAKLLSGTEAFCLYLRLLGAKIGKHCSIRAINPVSNPELMSIGDGVHLGDFSKIITGFHYSNGYACGKVEVQDNSVVGSQSLILPGSVVEKNVILGALSVAPMNSILHEGSVYIGSQTRVATRNSSYHLDERIEEMDMEYKKVVANMAANLAVTTINVKARYFHRIGVSGKGHLKIYDKLDGNIPLHKIFYPGKSYPIMLRHSNSLSADDDARIDARGAALRILSDESPDSNNLQHASLIDLTLKTGNAFYARTLADFATWLVCGLPAREELVKRTPHVRDAVWNSLRHANSYAELHYYSNICRLMRFTDGQEMYVKFKLRPIDTSISEDTGKVVPTGILPPETGAIPRDEKDTRPLLFLAQDFQRRVNSPGGVCYVFQLQLRAVPEDEAAGDIALDCTKPWDENEFPYIDVGEVNINENLSTEESDRLEFNPYLKSHELDVIPATSNTQSASIDHGRSLIYEICQHVRNRQPLPESWRNLVEQSNVKVDLSCCPVAAALPKKETTKKVTTTLTLTRTWYQTFSALFTQPLLQTVLPYTVMGLAVFAPLNFLVNLKNVEKLQVQWFFPLFWVVSGVMAALACVVTKWVLVGRKKEGETVPLWSKRVIMDSTWQAIRTLVGDYFMDMASGSFLFVMWMKLMGADIDMDGGGAYVDSTGAMLNPEMVTIERGGCVGREALLFGHIYEGDEGGMVKFGGIKIGEDGFVGSRAVVMPGVHVENEANLSALSLAMKGETVRSR; encoded by the exons ATGGATGCAAGTGAGCTTGAAAAGGATTTATTCAGCAAAGTAGAAACAAATGACTACTACACAACAGTTTTAAAGATCAAAGGGCTGGAACGTATGCcggttggattttattattttagtgaaTATATGGAAGATCCCAGCACAATTGGAAATCCAGTTGCCATGCAGAAATTTTATGCTGACAGTAACATATTCTTGTTCTGGTCCTATGGAAACTCTGCTGATATTAAGGGACCAACTGTCACTGAGCTTGCAATCAAATCAATAGAATCCATGGGGGGAGAAGTTCAGAATATCATTCTTCAACGTCGCTTTAAGTATTTTCCTCATGTTAGCAGTCAAG ATATGAGAAACGGATTCTATGAAAAGTTGGAGTCAGAGCTTCAAGGCTCGAGGAATACTTATTATGTTGGTGGGCTTATGGCATTTGAGCTTACAGAGAGAAATTCATCTTATGCCATGGCTTTGATCTGCAAGAACTTTGCAAATAGCAGTGATTTGCCAGTGTTTCCTTACACTAAG AGTTTGTTTCCCTTGCAAACTGATATCCAGAAAAAGGAGCCTAAAGAACTAGTTGAATTGCCTGGAGTGCAATTTCCCAATTTGCCTGCTTTGAATAGCTATTTAAAGCACTGGGGAACTCATCCAATCACTCAAAACAGAACTCTTTATACTTGGCTAAATGAAGGAGGGACTGTGGTTGGCAAGAGGACATATGGAGAACAACATTTAAATGCTTCTTGCATTGCACATAAGCTCTTAACAAGCCAAAAGCCGGTTATCAAGCCTGGTGACAGGGTTCTCCTAGTCTATGTTCCTGGCCTAGATTTTGTTGATGCCTTCTTTGGATGTCTAAGAGCTAAAGTTTTACCAGTCCCAGTTCTTCCCCCAGACCCCATGCAGAGAGGTGGACAAGCACTTCTTAAAATTGAGAACATTGCCAAGTCATGCGGCATAGTGGCAATTTTATCAACGGCATCTTACCACACAGCAGTACGTGCCGGTCTAGTGAAAAGCTTGATCTCATTAACTGGGAAAAATGGTAAATACACAGCTCAATGGCCAAAACTTCCGTGGCTGCACACCGATACTTGGGTCAATAACTCAAGAAATTCGGCTGTGGAAGATGTAGATGATCAATGTGAACCCCAGCCTGGTGATGTATGTTTCTTGCAGTTTACCTCAGGTTCAACTGGTGATGCTAAAGGAGTCATGATAACACATGGAGGGCTCGTTCACAATGTGAAGTTGATGAGAAGTAGATACAAGAGCACCTCAAGGACAGTGCTAGTGAGTTGGCTTCCTCAATATCATGACATGGGGCTGATTGGAGGACTTTTTACAGCTCTTGTTAGTGGTGGATCTGCTGTACTGTTTTCACCATTGACATTTATTAAGAAGCCACTCTTATGGCTTGAAACCATCAGCAAGTATCAAGCAACTCACAGTGCCGGACCCAACTTTGCTTTTGAGTTGGTGGTTCGAAGGTTAGAGTCCGAGAAAGACAAGCTTCAGAGTTTAGACCTTTCATCCATGATTTTCCTTATGGTTGCTGCTGAGCCGGTGAGGATGAAGACCTTGAAAAGATTTCTTGATCTAACCACTCCTTTTGGCTTATCTCAAAAGGTGATGGCTCCAGGATATGGCTTAGCAGAAAATTGTGTGTTTGTGAGTTGTGCATTTGGAGAAGGATGTCCTATTCTTGTTGATTGGCAAGGAAGAGTTTGTTGTGGATATATTCACCCAGGCGATTCAGACGTTGACATTATAATAGTTGATCCAGAGAGTGGTGAAGAGCTTGAGGAAGATGGAAGGGAAGGAGAAATCTGGATAAGTAGTCCAAGTGCTGGAATAGGATACTGGGGAAAGGAAGAACTGAGTCAgaaaacttttagaaataagCTTCAGAACCATCCTGGACGCAACTACACAAGAACTGGAGACTTGGGAAGAATTATAGATGGGAAGCTATTCATCACTGGGAGAATCAAGGATCTTATCATTGTGGCTGGAAGAAACATCTACTCAGCAGATGTTGAAAAGACGGTTGAGAGTTCATCTGAATTTCTTCGTCCGGGATGCTGTGCAGTCATTGGTGTCCCTGAGGAGATTTTATCAGCAAAGGGGATTTCCCTGCCAGATGGATCAGACCAAGTTGGCTTGGTTGTGGTTGCTGAAGTAAGGGATGGTAAAACAGTTAGCAAAGATGTGATTGAGCATATTCAGACACGTGTGGTTGAAGAACATGGAGTTAGTGTTGCTTCTGTCAAGTTGATCAAGCCAAGAACCATCAGCAAAACAACATCAGgaaaaatcaagagatttgaGTGTCTCAAACAGTTTTCAGATGAAACACTGAACCTGGTTCCACAACCTATTTTGACAAAGAAATCACTGTTGAGGTCATTTACTACAGGAACATGCAGAGAAGGAAGAACACCTCGGGCACATTTGGTGAGAAGTAGTTCTCCTCTACCTATTCCAAGAATCAGCAACAAGGAAATTGTGGAACACTTGAAAAGGATTATTTCTGACCAGTCTGGAATCCCGGTCAACAATATCTCAGTCACAGACAACATGTCAACCTATGGAATTGATTCAATTGGAGTGGTCAAAGCAACTCAAAAACTCACAGATTTCCTGGGAGTGCCAGTTGCGGCTATAGATGTTTTCACTGCATCATGCATTCAAGAATTGGCTAACTTCTCTGAGAATCTTCTACTCAAGTCTCAACCTCAACTCATGAGCAATTCACCACATGCTCCAGAAGCTGAAATTGATTTTACTGAAGTGGTTGTGGATGTATCCAAGTCTCGCCAATGGGGTATCCGTTTACTTCAACTCCTAGCACTTGTTTATATTTCTATCATGCTGGTCACTCCTGCTTATCTATCCATCACTGCTTTTCAAAGTTTCATACCAAATGCCAGTGAATCGGTATATGGAATGCCTTGGTCAAGCTATTTGATTTCTTTGACTTTGGCACCACTTTCTTGGATCCTTTGCATAGTTTCCACTTGCCTTTGCATTTCCTTTTTTGGGAATTCTTTCTTGAGGCCAAACTATGCCCTTACACCTGAAATATCCATTTATTCAATGGATTTTGTTAAGTGGTGGGCGCTCTATAAAACTCAGGAAATTTCTTCAAAAGTTTTGGCAACACACCTCAGAGGAACAGTGTTTCTGAAATACTGGTTTGAGATGCTCGGTGCAAGAATTGGATCCTTAGTTTTGCTTGACACAGTGGACATCACCGACCCATCTCTGGTTTCAATTGGAGATGAAGTTGCCATTGCAGAAGGGGTTTTGGTTCAAAGCCATGAGGTGAAGAATGGAATTCTAAGTTTCCTTCCTATTAGAATAGGTAAAAATTCTTCAATTGGACCTTATTCTATTATTCAAAAAGGAAGTATCATCAAAGAAGGATCTGAAGTACAACCCCTGCAAAAGGTTGAAGGAGGCCAACATGTACTCAAACCTGCTAAGCATAATAACGTTAAAGAG aatGCCCTGTTGCTTGTTTCTACCAGCAAAATACAGTCCAATGCCATGTACCATTTTCTGGGGATCTATCTCACTGGCTTTCTCAGCTCCCTTGCTTCAGCTATTGCTTACATCTTGTACATAAGGCTCTTCCAGATACCTGCATCATTCCAACACTTCTCATTTCTTTGTGTATGCGGTGCCTTCCACTGGATCCCATTTACCGTTGTTGCATATGCCACCATGTTTTCTGATGTCCCATCAAATCCCATTGCCTTTACCATTTCATTTACCAGCGCATATCTGCTTCATGGCCTCATACTCACCTCTCTCACTTGTGCTTTGACACGTTTGCTAAAATTCAACCAAAATCAAACCCATTTCAAAACCTGGCTTAGACATCAATTGACCATTTCCTGCCACCATAGATTTGCAAAGCTTCTCTCAGGAACAGAAGCCTTCTGCTTATATTTACGCCTTTTGGGTGCAAAAATTGGCAAACACTGTTCCATCAGAGCCATCAACCCAGTTTCTAACCCTGAGTTAATGTCAATAGGCGATGGTGTCCATCTTGGTGATTTCAGCAAGATAATCACCGGTTTTCACTATTCCAATGGATATGCTTGTGGAAAAGTAGAGGTTCAGGATAATTCAGTTGTGGGGAGTCAAAGCCTAATCCTCCCAGGTTCTGTTGTAGAAAAGAATGTCATTCTAGGTGCACTTTCAGTTGCTCCAATGAATTCTATCCTCCATGAGGGTAGCGTGTATATCGGATCTCAAACCCGAGTTGCAACCAGAAACTCTTCGTATCATTTAGATGAAAGGATAGAGGAGATGGACATGGAGTACAAAAAAGTAGTTGCAAACATGGCTGCAAATTTAGCCGTCACTACTATTAATGTCAAAGCAAGATATTTCCACCGCATTGGTGTTAGTGGAAAGGGACACTTGAAAATCTATGACAAACTTGATGGCAATATTCCACTACACAAGATTTTTTACCCTGGAAAAAGCTACCCTATCATGTTAAGACACAGTAATAGCTTGAGTGCTGATGATGATGCAAGGATTGATGCACGTGGTGCAGCTTTGAGGATTCTTTCTGATGAATCACCAGATTCTAATAACCTGCAGCATGCTTCCCTCATTGACCTGACACTAAAAACTGGCAACGCATTTTATGCTCGCACTCTTGCTGATTTTGCAACCTGGCTTGTGTGTGGACTTCCAGCGAGGGAGGAACTTGTTAAGCGCACCCCACATGTTCGTGATGCAGTGTGGAATTCCCTTAGACATGCAAACTCATACGCTGAATTGCACTACTATTCAAACATTTGCAGGCTTATGCGCTTCACTGATGGACAAGAAATGTACGTGAAGTTTAAGCTAAGACCTATTGACACAAGCATTAGTGAGGACACAGGTAAGGTTGTACCAACTGGGATTCTTCCACCAGAAACGGGTGCAATTCCTAGGGATGAAAAGGACACACGTCCTTTGCTTTTCCTTGCTCAAGATTTTCAACGCCGTGTGAATTCTCCTGGTGGAGTTTGTTATGTGTTTCAATTGCAACTCCGAGCAGTGCCAGAAGATGAAGCCGCAGGTGACATTGCACTGGACTGCACCAAaccatgggatgaaaatgagttCCCTTACATTGATGTTGGAGAGGTAAACATCAATGAGAATCTCTCTACGGAAGAATCAGATAGGCTTGAATTTAACCCTTATCTCAAAAGCCATGAGTTGGATGTGATCCCTGCTACTTCCAACACCCAAAGTGCTTCAATTGATCATGGCCGTTCATTGATCTATGAGATTTGCCAGCACGTTCGTAACAGACAGCCACTCCCAGAATCTTGGAGGAACCTCGTAGAGCAATCTAACGTTAAGGTAGACTTGTCTTGCTGTCCCGTGGCAGCAGCATTGCCCAAAAAGGAGACGACAAAGAAAGTTACAACAACCTTAACCTTGACAAGAACCTGGTACCAGACATTCTCAGCACTTTTCACTCAACCGTTGCTGCAAACTGTTTTGCCTTACACGGTGATGGGTTTAGCAGTTTTTGCTCCTTTGAACTTTCTTGTTAACCTTAAGAACGTTGAGAAACTCCAAGTGCAATGGTTCTTTCCTTTGTTTTGGGTTGTCTCGGGTGTCATGGCTGCACTGGCATGTGTTGTGACCAAATGGGTTCTCgtgggaagaaaaaaagagggtgaaaccgTGCCCTTATGGAGCAAAAGGGTAATCATGGATAGCACGTGGCAAGCGATTAGAACCTTGGTTGGGGATTATTTCATGGACATGGCAAGTGGGTCGTTTTTGTTTGTGATGTGGATGAAGTTGATGGGTGCGGACATAGACATGGATGGTGGTGGGGCCTACGTGGACAGCACCGGGGCTATGTTGAACCCTGAAATGGTGACGATTGAGAGAGGGGGTTGTGTGGGAAGAGAGGCATTGCTATTTGGACACATATATGAAGGTGATGAAGGTGGAATGGTGAAGTTTGGGGGAATCAAAATTGGTGAAGATGGGTTTGTGGGAAGTAGAGCTGTGGTCATGCCTGGTGTGCATGTGGAGAATGAGGCCAATCTTTCTGCTTTGTCTCTCGCCATGAAAGGAGAAACAGTTAGgtcaagataa
- the LOC114373399 gene encoding uncharacterized protein LOC114373399 has translation MDPERSVEDQFSKLHPSMPVNTRIGIVGAGPSGLSVAYALARLGYNNITVLEKHHTVGGMCESVEIEGKIYDLGGQVLAASSAPVIFHLAKETGCTLEEMNSHKLAVIDSSSGKYQDVKVADDYVSVMSLTLQIQEKVKNSGRFGVHALSEVASDLAPDYLERQGLKSVPKSVAYGYTASGYGFIQDMPYAYIHEFTRTSMAGKIRRFKGGYTSLWQRIAESIPIKLHYSTEVLAIRRNSDTVTVNVKGSNEIETMEFDKIIISGNFPLKYGRTYRSAPSTCLGM, from the exons ATGGATCCAGAAAGATCAGTAGAGGATCAATTCTCCAAGCTGCATCCTTCCATGCCAGTAAACACCAGAATTGGAATAGTGGGTGCTGGTCCAAGTGGCTTATCAGTTGCTTATGCACTGGCCAGACTTGGTTATAATAATATCACTGTCTTGGAGAAGCATCATACAGTTGGTGGCATGTGTGAATCAGTTGAAATTGAAG GAAAAATATATGATCTAGGTGGCCAAGTTTTGGCTGCAAGCAGTGCTCCTGTCATCTTTCACTTGGCAAAAGAGACAGGCTGTACACTAGAAGAAATGAACTCCCACAAGCTTGCTGTTATTGACAGCTCCTCTGGAAAATACCAAGATGTTAAAGTTGCTGATGATTATGTATCTGTTATGTCACTAACATTGCAAATCCAA GAAAAGGTGAAGAATTCTGGTCGTTTTGGGGTTCATGCTCTCAGTGAAGTTGCTTCAGACTTAGCTCCAGATTATCTTGAGCGTCAAGGACTTAAATCTGTTCCTAAATCTGTGGCTTATGGTTATACTGCTTCAGGATATGGATTTATTCAAGACATGCCTTATGCTTACATTCATGAATTTACCAGAACTTCCATGGCTGGAAAAATTCGACGATTCAAAGGTGGATATACAAGTCTTTGGCAGAGGATTGCTGAATCAATTCCAATAAAACTTCACTATAGCACTGAGGTGTTGGCAATCAGGCGGAACTCTGACACTGTCACTGTTAATGTCAAGGGCTCAAATGAAATCGAAACTATGGAATTTGATAAGATCATAATCTCTGGTAACTTTCCATTAAAATATGGAAGAACTTATAGATCGGCGCCTTCAACTTGCTTAGGTATGTAA